The following is a genomic window from Parasegetibacter sp. NRK P23.
GTTACTGTTAATACTTAACGGTGTAGAAATGGATGTACTTGATGCCATAAAACAAATCCCGTTTTGCCAGGCGCCGCCGTCAATCCTGTATTCAACCCCAACAAAATCATTAAAAGGGCTGTTCGGTTTAATATCCCAGTTACTACCCGTACCACTCCCAGCTGCAAATAATGCCTTAAAAACAAGATTCGCTTTTCCCGAAATATCAATGCCACTCCAGGTGATACTTTGTTCGGCCGCTTGTGCTATCGGAGAAAGCCGATGATCTTCCCCCGCCCAGAACTTACTCCCCTCAAAACCCGAATAAGTGTTAATAGAAGAAATATTGGCCGTTCCGCAGCGCCAAAAATACCTTGTAGCGGGAGGGCCGCCACTGCTAACATTGGATGAAGGAGTTCTGCTTCCGCTTGAAGGTGCTCCAGCATCTTCAAATGTATCGCTCCAGAACTGTGTTTGACCATACGTACTGTTGAAAACAAATAAAACAAGGACCGCTAAGATTAATCGCATGATAGGTATAGGTTTTAGAGAAAATATGAACTTGAAATCAGATTAGTCTCGGTCAAACAATGTAACTGTTTAGTCGGAAGAGCCCATCTGCAGTTAATTATTCACTGGTTCTAACTTCTTGCAAATAAACACAATTTTAAATACTAAATACTTTATATTAAAAAATATTATCATCACGTTTATTTAAAAAATAAGTGTACTATCGGTGGTTCTTGCGGAATAGTATAATCCCTTGATAAAATCGCTGCTGAGTTTCAGGCGCAGTTCATTGCCTTTGCACATTTTTTGATACAGGATCGCATTGAGATAGCGTTCGGTGGTGAAGTAGTTTTTGAGGTTACAATGGGACAACACAGTTTTCATAATGGGTGCTGTGTTGGTTCACCAGCCACAAAAAAGTTTTTTCATCAGCAGTTTTGTAGACATGAAGAAATGCCTTTTTCACTAGGTCGGCTGTTACAGGCTAGTCTTTAAAATCCAATCAATCCATACATGTTTTTACAACTCCTTTTTTTACAGTTTCTTAAAAGGTTTTGGTGAATCGCTAGGATAATTCACAAAACGATTCACCTGATGTGCTTCAAAAACATTGGTATTTTTTGATACCATTTCACCTCCCTAAAAGCCAGAAGGCTCGTAAACATTGAGTTTTACGAGCCTTCTGAATTCTTTTGGACGATATTTCGTCGGGAAGACAGGATTCGAACCTGCGACCCCCTGGTCCCAAACCAGGTGCGCTACCGGCCTGCGCTACTTCCCGATCACCTGAAAGGAACACTTTCAAGTGGGCTGCAAAGGTAATGGCTTCGGTTTTAAAAATGAAATTTATCTGAAAAAAATTACGGAAAAGAAAACGTCACTAGAATTTTTTCCCTATCTCGTAAATGATTTTCCCGAAAGCGGAAACATTTCCTCTCCCCGGCACAGAACTTCGCCTAGCTGATTTTTACGCTATAACATTCTACAAGCATGAAATTGAAACAATTCCTCCTGGCGGTTACCATGGTATTTACTGCCGCCTCCGCCAGCGCCCACGCACTCTGGATCGAAACCAACGCCTCCGGCAAAGCAGGACAAGCCCAGGACGTGAAAATATTCTATGGAGAATACGCCGAAAATGAAAGAGACTCCGTTGCCAAATGGTATTCCGATATAAAACAACTTACGCTTTGGCTTATAGCCCCTGACGGGAAGAAGACCAAACTCGATTGTACGCCAGGCGTATTGCACCTGTCCGCATCTTTTACACCGGAAATGGAAGGGAACTACATCCTTTCTATTTCACACGATACAAAAGATTTTCCCGGCACTATGCGCTACCAGTTCAACACCAATGCATCGGTTGTCGTAGGTAAATCAACGCCTGACACGTTTAAAGGGAACGATATTCATGTAACCGCAACACTTCAAAATGTTAAGGTTGCCATTAAAGCTTACCTGAACGGAACGCCAGCGGCAAACATGCAGGTAGAAGTGGTTTCTCCTGAAGGCTGGCGCAAGACTTTCGTAGCCGATAAAAATGGTGAACTGGCTTTTACGCCTACTTGGAAGGGCCGCTATATGCTGGAGGTTACTGATACGGAAAAGAAGCCGGGAACTTTAGCAGGGAAGAACTATGAATCCACATGGAGGTGCTCCACTAATAGTTTTGTGTGGAAATAAACAGCGCATCTAACCAGATGCGGCCGTTTTAATGCTTTCGACAGCAGCGAAGACCTCGCTTAAAAAAATAGGTGGGGCCTCGTTTAGAGGAACCAGTTTTTCATCGTGATCATTTTGAGGTGGGGTGAACCAGGTGCTTTCTTTTTTAGAAAGTTCAAGCAGGTAAAGCCTGCCGGTTTTTTCTTCCATTCCCCAGCCGAAACCTGCACCCACACCCTCCACTTCCAAAACAGCTTCTATGCCTTTTTCGGGGTAGGGAAGGTGAAAGGCTTCTACCATGCCGCCGTCTCCTACGGAGCCTTTTCGCCAGCCACTTCTTTCTAAAGTGCTTCTGATGGCGCCTTCTTTTCTTTTTATGCCTTCAAAAGTACGGATGATGCGTTTGGAGAGATCCTGTTCAGGTATCACAACCGTTTTCCGTTCCAACTGCGGGAAGATGGGGGCGATATCGTTTTTGTAAAAAAGTTGTTTCCATTGCTGTAGGGCAGACTGCTCCAGTTGAACGGGGTGTACTATGCCAATAATAGCGTCTTCGGGGATGGTTGTTTCTTCTTCTTCCGCGTTGAGTAAGGACGTGTCATCGCTGCAATAAAAGCAGGTTTGTAGTTCGCCGTTCTCATCAAAACAACCCCACAATAGCCTTGTAGCGTAAATGAACATGATGGGATTTTCCAGGAAAAAGGCCGACCATTGGGAGAAGGTCCATTTTCTTTGTACAACAAGGTAGTATTCCAGTCTGGGTGATTGTGCTTTCACCACATCCTTAATTTCTTTTCCGATGGCTTTTAATTTTTCTTTCGTTTCCGTAGGGGCTACAGCGGGTATTGTTTTAAGTTTTTTATTGCGTTCATCCAGGAAAGCAATCTTGAAATCGCTGTCAATAAATGCGCGGTATGTTTCTCCGTTGGCATCGAATGGGAAGAAAAGTCCTTCGAAGCCGAAATCAGGCACAATGCGGTCACCTAGTTCATTGGCTGATATGCCAAGTTCCGCGGCGGCGTTTTCCAGGGCCGCCGCGGCGGCTGCACCCACGTTCTTTTTTTTATTCCTGTATTGTCGGCTGTACCATTCCACCCAGCGCAGGGCTTTATCGCTACCCTGAAGGGCCAATGCCGATACGCCGTATTCAGCCATTTTATACCGGCTTTCTTCTATCCATTTGTTGGTAAGCGTTCTGAGATGATCTACGATTGTATCGTTCCCTAATAGCGCGGCCGTGGCAATAAGGTATTTGTCTCCCGGTTGCGCGCCGTTCTTAATAAAGTATTGAATGAGCGCAAGGGCGAAGGGGGCATTACGTTGTTTATCGGTCAATGCTATCAGCAAACGGGCTTCTTTGTCCGACCGCATGGTTTTTACACGCTGCATCCTGTACAAAAGGAAACGCACCATATCTTGCTCTGCCGGGTTTCCATCGGTCATATACAGTGGAGGAAGTGCTGCTTCAATGCCTTCCGTCCCTTTTATGTTGCCGAGCTTTCCTCTGTTGCGTGCTGCCGCAATCAATGTGTTCAGTCCTTCAGGCGTAACGGCTGCTGAAAGGGGATGGTCCACGGCTTCCAACAGTACATCACGGGCATCATCGTTCACTTCTGTATCAATGGCTTCAGCAATGGCTTTTAATGCGGTTTCGGAGCGGAGCATGCTCAGCATTACAGCGGCTGATAGCCTGGTGTCGGCCTTTTTGTGTTTCAGCAATGGAATGGCGTGTGCTTCCACGTCCGGGTCAAGTTTTACAAGCAGTCTGGCGCATTCCAGGCGCATCAGTTTTGTTTTTACGCCGATTCCCGTATACAAAACGGGGATATATCTATCGGGTTCAAATGTTTTCTCCAGGACCTTTAATGCTGCACGCATCGTGGGTACGCCCCCCGGTTCATATACCACCAATTGTTGCAAAAGGGGTAAGGCATCCTTTTGTAATGTTTGGGAAAGAACATACACCACTCCTTCGGGGATGAATTTTTTCTCCCTAATCCAACCTTCCACGAAAGCGGTCCCCTCATTTTTATGGTGAAGCAGCACGAAATAGAGCGCTACCGCGGTAAAAGAATTGGCGCTGTAAGGGAACGATGCGAATTCCGGAAGCATAATACTTCCTTCCCAATTGTTTGCATTGAGCCATGGTGTTACTTTCTGAAGATAAACCCGGCTCATTTCCAACAGGATGGGTTGGAACCTGCTGCTGTCTGTAAGATACAATCCATAAGCCGCAGCAAGTTTACTCCCGTAGTCGTTCCCGTGTGGGGTGATGTGCTGCATTGCCGCGAGCAGCATTTTCAGGTACTTCCCTTCTTTGTAGTCAACAAGGTACGGGATGGCCCAGTTGCCATTACTTTGGAACAACGCTTCCAGGTATTTTTCCGCAAGTTCAGGGCGTACTTCATCCAATAAAGTAAAGTATTGGAAACTCCAGTTTGTGTTGCTGAAGAAGTTACCCGAAGGGGAAATAAGTCCTTTGTTTCTATAGACGATCTCTTTCAGAAAGGATTGCAACGGTTCGTGTTTGGGCCATTCTTCTTTTAACGATTCAGGAATGGTTGAAAACACGAACAGCTTAAACAGGTCAACATCGTTCAGGCCAATTTTTTGAAACTGAAGTTTCGCCGCATCGAACACTGGTTTTGTGGGATGATCGAACATGTATTGGATCAGCCAATTGCTGAAACTATGTTGCAGGAATGGGCCGAGGTCAGGATGTTGTATCAGGTCCAGTATCAGTTGGTCTTTATCGCCGGGTGGATCAATTTGTTCAAGTAGTAAGGGCAGTGGCGACCAGTAATGGTCCGCATGATGTTGCTGGTACTGTTGAAAAGATGAATGGGCTCCGCAAAGATATCCTGTGATGAGGTCGTAATTGGGAGAGGCCCTGATGGTGTCCATCGTAACGTAGCCGTGAAACTTTTGGAAGGCATTTGTCAGGAACGCTTCTATCTGTTCTATGGTAAAAGGCATAAGGTATTATTTTTTCAGCACAATATTTTCTCTTGCGGCCCATTGCGAGATGTCTTGCCGGGCAAGTGCGGCCGCCATGAGCTCAGGAAATTTATCAGGCGTACAGGCGAATACGGGCACACCAATAGAGGCGAGGTATTGTGCGTTGGATTGGTCGAATGAAGGGGCACCTTCGTTGTTGAGGGCCAGCAGCACTATGAGCTGAACGCCGGAAGCCACCAGTTCGGCGGCACGTTTTTTCATGCCGGCGGGATCGCCACCTTCATAGAGGTCGGTAATCAGCACCATTACCGTGTCGGTGGGGCGGGAGATGATTTTGGTGCAATAGCTGAGCGCCGCGTGTATATCTGTTCCGCCACCCAGTTGCACACCGAACAGCAGGTCAACGGGATCGTCCAGTTCTTCGGTAAGGTCAGCCACAGCCGTGTCGAATACTACCATTTTTGTTTTAACAGCGGGGATGGATGCCATTACGGAACCGAAAATACCTGAATAGACCACTGAGGTGCCCATAGAGCCGCTTTGGTCCAGACAAAGCACCACATCTATCAGCGAAGATCTTTTCCGGCCGTAGCCGATCTTTGTTTCGGGGATCACGGTTTTGTAGTCCGGCTGGTAATGGCGCAGGTTTTTGAGGATGGTCTGATGCCAGTTGATTTCGTTGTGGCGCGGGCGGCGGTTGCGGATGCTCCGGTTCAGGCTTCCGGTAATGGCCTGTATGGTAGGCTGGCTGAGTTTTCTCATGAGTTCATCCACTACTTTCCTCACCACTTGCCTCGCGGTATCTTTTGTTTTATCGGGGATCACCCTGCTCAGCGTTAATAACGTGGCCACCAGGTTTACATCCGGTGTTATGTTTTCCAGGGTTTCTTTTTCAAAAAGCATCTGAGTCAGGTTCAGGCGTTTCATGGCATCCTGTTGCATCACCTGCACCACGGTGGAAGGGAAGTAGGCGCGGATATCGCCCAGCCAGCGGCTAACGTTGGGGGAAGATGGGCCCAGCCCGCCTTCACGGTTGCTGTCGTAAAGCGCCTGGAGCGTATTGTCCATGCTAAGGTCCAGTCCCGAAAGGTTGACCTGTGTTCCGTCGTTTTCATTGGCGCCCAGTATCAGTCTCCATTTCCGGAGTAAGGGTTCGTTGTTCATTTTGCGGCGTTGTATTGATGGCCCAGTAATTCCATGATGAGTGGGATAGCGGCAACGGCCCGTTCTTCGTTGAAGGGCAATTTTTTTTCAGGAGCCGTTCCGGTTGAGCCTGATCCCAGTCTGGCTTTCTCCCCGAGTTTTCTTCGTTCCGGCGCGGTAAAGCGCGCGAAGGTGCGGCGGATAAGCGGCAACAATTCGAGGAAGGTATTTTCTTCCAGTTGCGCTACCCAATTGTTTACTACGTTCCAAAGTGCGGTATCTATCAGCAACAATGTACCACTGCCTTTCAGAAATCCTTCCAGCCATGAAGCCACCAGCGCAGCTGGTGTTGCAGGCGACATGGCCCTGCTAAAATGCGCCGCCAGGTCTGCCCCTTCCAATAGTTTACGGTCGGCGAGTAACCGCGTGGCATAGCCGGCGATCACGGGCGTTGTATGGTTGCTGAAGGCTATGTTTTGCAAGGTGTTTTCCCAGAGAAGAGCTATTTCTGCATCCTGTAAAATGTTAACGGCGTCGTTCATCCTGAAAACAAGTTCCAGCAAGTGCTCGGCGGCATCGTCTGAAACGGCTGCGCAGGCATTGGGCAGACTGATACAGACGCGGGTAAGGATCTCCGTTACTACTTCGAGTAGTTTTTGGGTGTCCGACTGCCGCACGGCGCCATACCGTGCGGCATTTACCAGTTCCGGAACAATTTGCATCAGTTGAATGGTGTCGGAAGTTGCGGCCGATAGTTGTTCGATCCGTTTGATCACGGCATCCAGCGCTACCGGGAGTTCCGCGGGAAGTGTGTTGATGAGCAAAGCACTGATGGCTTCCAGCGCATCCGATTCGTTCACCTGCCGGGTCACATAATTGCCTGCGGCCACTTCCACCGTATTGCCCCATGCGCCTTTTTCAATGATGTCTATTAATAGTTCAGGTTTCCACTGAAGCCGCCATTGTTCTTTAAAAGTGCCTTTTCCATTCACGGCGGTTTGTTCTCCCCATCTGATGCCAAGCAGGAGCAGCCTGTGCAGTAACCTGCTTCTTTCCAGATCGGTCTCTTTTCGCAGATCGAGCGTATAGTCTTTCCAGTCAGCGGAAGGCGGTAGCCTGAGTGATTTTTGTTTTTTCTCAATATCGTTCTGGAGCGGAGGTTTGGGCACATCGTCCGGCACCGTGCCCAGGTTATTGGCCACCATCAGTTGCTGGTGCACCAGGTGCATGGGGGTGGCGTCTCCGTTACAAAGTACGCTGAGCGTGGCCTCGTTCAATTCTTCCAATCCTGCTTTTGAATAACCGCGCAAACCTGCCAACGTATTGGCGAGGCGCACTGCTTCCACCACATGCGCCACCGAAGTATCTAATCCGTTTTCACGGAAGAGGGCCGCTGTAAGCGCCATCCACCGGGTGCCGTCATCATCAGGATGGTGCCAGAGGTGCTGGTACCATCCGGGGGAAAGAATACCGGCGCCATAGCCTGAATACACACTGAGTCTGCTGTTGCTCCATGGAATCCAGGTACATTCCACTTTCAGTTTCGGTATGCCTTTCAGCAGGTCATTGTCATCTTTCAGCTTCGGCATGTGCTGAAGGGCGGGAACATGCCATGCGCCGCAGATCACGGCTATTTCTGTGAACATTTCTTTTTCAGCCTGCCGGATGGTTTTGCGCATGTGTGCTTCCCGGAGCAGTTCCAGTTGTTTTTCTTTTCCGGAATGATCTTCGCGCAATGCATGCATGGCTTCTGCAACGGCTTCAAATACCTGTTCGTTGTTGCGGCGGTATTCAAACTGGCGCTCCCACCATTTTTCACCATCCGGTATACCGTCGGCCAGGGCGAGTTGTGAGATGGGGTCATGCGCTACGGGTGCTGTCTCCTCCTGTGTTTCCATGGCGAGTTGTGTGCCGATGGGAAGGTCCATAAAGCGAACCTGTTTTTGCTTTCGTAAGGCGTACCGGATGGCCTGCCATTCCGGTGAAAATTCAGCGAAAGGAAAGAAGACGGATTTTTTAGGGTCATCGGGATGAAAGGCCAGAATGGCCACCGGGGGCTTCAGCGTTTCATGAGCGGCCAATGCCAGTATGGCGTCTGCTTCAGGCGGGCCTTCTATCAATACTACATCAGGGTCCAGCGCTTCCAGGAACTGGAGCACACTTCTGGCGGAGCCGGGGCCGTGGTGGCGTATACCTAACAGGTGAACGGGCATTTGGTGGAAATGAAAAGTAAAGAATAATAACTACACCAGGTCGCGGCAGGCGCGGTACACATCTTTCCAATCGGCGCGGGGTTTTACCACGGTTTCCAGGTATTCCTGCCATACAACTTTATCCTGAACAGGGTCCTTTACGATGGCGCCAATTATCCCCGCGGCCA
Proteins encoded in this region:
- a CDS encoding VWA domain-containing protein; amino-acid sequence: MNNEPLLRKWRLILGANENDGTQVNLSGLDLSMDNTLQALYDSNREGGLGPSSPNVSRWLGDIRAYFPSTVVQVMQQDAMKRLNLTQMLFEKETLENITPDVNLVATLLTLSRVIPDKTKDTARQVVRKVVDELMRKLSQPTIQAITGSLNRSIRNRRPRHNEINWHQTILKNLRHYQPDYKTVIPETKIGYGRKRSSLIDVVLCLDQSGSMGTSVVYSGIFGSVMASIPAVKTKMVVFDTAVADLTEELDDPVDLLFGVQLGGGTDIHAALSYCTKIISRPTDTVMVLITDLYEGGDPAGMKKRAAELVASGVQLIVLLALNNEGAPSFDQSNAQYLASIGVPVFACTPDKFPELMAAALARQDISQWAARENIVLKK
- a CDS encoding DUF4198 domain-containing protein, producing MKLKQFLLAVTMVFTAASASAHALWIETNASGKAGQAQDVKIFYGEYAENERDSVAKWYSDIKQLTLWLIAPDGKKTKLDCTPGVLHLSASFTPEMEGNYILSISHDTKDFPGTMRYQFNTNASVVVGKSTPDTFKGNDIHVTATLQNVKVAIKAYLNGTPAANMQVEVVSPEGWRKTFVADKNGELAFTPTWKGRYMLEVTDTEKKPGTLAGKNYESTWRCSTNSFVWK
- a CDS encoding DUF5682 family protein; amino-acid sequence: MPVHLLGIRHHGPGSARSVLQFLEALDPDVVLIEGPPEADAILALAAHETLKPPVAILAFHPDDPKKSVFFPFAEFSPEWQAIRYALRKQKQVRFMDLPIGTQLAMETQEETAPVAHDPISQLALADGIPDGEKWWERQFEYRRNNEQVFEAVAEAMHALREDHSGKEKQLELLREAHMRKTIRQAEKEMFTEIAVICGAWHVPALQHMPKLKDDNDLLKGIPKLKVECTWIPWSNSRLSVYSGYGAGILSPGWYQHLWHHPDDDGTRWMALTAALFRENGLDTSVAHVVEAVRLANTLAGLRGYSKAGLEELNEATLSVLCNGDATPMHLVHQQLMVANNLGTVPDDVPKPPLQNDIEKKQKSLRLPPSADWKDYTLDLRKETDLERSRLLHRLLLLGIRWGEQTAVNGKGTFKEQWRLQWKPELLIDIIEKGAWGNTVEVAAGNYVTRQVNESDALEAISALLINTLPAELPVALDAVIKRIEQLSAATSDTIQLMQIVPELVNAARYGAVRQSDTQKLLEVVTEILTRVCISLPNACAAVSDDAAEHLLELVFRMNDAVNILQDAEIALLWENTLQNIAFSNHTTPVIAGYATRLLADRKLLEGADLAAHFSRAMSPATPAALVASWLEGFLKGSGTLLLIDTALWNVVNNWVAQLEENTFLELLPLIRRTFARFTAPERRKLGEKARLGSGSTGTAPEKKLPFNEERAVAAIPLIMELLGHQYNAAK
- a CDS encoding DUF4132 domain-containing protein, coding for MPFTIEQIEAFLTNAFQKFHGYVTMDTIRASPNYDLITGYLCGAHSSFQQYQQHHADHYWSPLPLLLEQIDPPGDKDQLILDLIQHPDLGPFLQHSFSNWLIQYMFDHPTKPVFDAAKLQFQKIGLNDVDLFKLFVFSTIPESLKEEWPKHEPLQSFLKEIVYRNKGLISPSGNFFSNTNWSFQYFTLLDEVRPELAEKYLEALFQSNGNWAIPYLVDYKEGKYLKMLLAAMQHITPHGNDYGSKLAAAYGLYLTDSSRFQPILLEMSRVYLQKVTPWLNANNWEGSIMLPEFASFPYSANSFTAVALYFVLLHHKNEGTAFVEGWIREKKFIPEGVVYVLSQTLQKDALPLLQQLVVYEPGGVPTMRAALKVLEKTFEPDRYIPVLYTGIGVKTKLMRLECARLLVKLDPDVEAHAIPLLKHKKADTRLSAAVMLSMLRSETALKAIAEAIDTEVNDDARDVLLEAVDHPLSAAVTPEGLNTLIAAARNRGKLGNIKGTEGIEAALPPLYMTDGNPAEQDMVRFLLYRMQRVKTMRSDKEARLLIALTDKQRNAPFALALIQYFIKNGAQPGDKYLIATAALLGNDTIVDHLRTLTNKWIEESRYKMAEYGVSALALQGSDKALRWVEWYSRQYRNKKKNVGAAAAAALENAAAELGISANELGDRIVPDFGFEGLFFPFDANGETYRAFIDSDFKIAFLDERNKKLKTIPAVAPTETKEKLKAIGKEIKDVVKAQSPRLEYYLVVQRKWTFSQWSAFFLENPIMFIYATRLLWGCFDENGELQTCFYCSDDTSLLNAEEEETTIPEDAIIGIVHPVQLEQSALQQWKQLFYKNDIAPIFPQLERKTVVIPEQDLSKRIIRTFEGIKRKEGAIRSTLERSGWRKGSVGDGGMVEAFHLPYPEKGIEAVLEVEGVGAGFGWGMEEKTGRLYLLELSKKESTWFTPPQNDHDEKLVPLNEAPPIFLSEVFAAVESIKTAASG